The proteins below are encoded in one region of Cololabis saira isolate AMF1-May2022 chromosome 11, fColSai1.1, whole genome shotgun sequence:
- the ccdc82 gene encoding coiled-coil domain-containing protein 82, which yields MESLYKRKMFASMRKTKQQQQQRRRHLGLPAAILDDSDEGSFSSSSSTSGSFRSDESRDSGSGSGSSSSSDDSRAVSARRKRSFLGRESSSSSASSGSSSGNDGGKNKDGRRRGGGPLPRKRSRLQRREEESDSDREKDREKDREAPGNRDRDTPEDREVKAKRRLRHDKLLALASRMKKEREPPKRRRSPVKGNDDSKEASGGKNDGSTNKEERRENKEERKSEEEEDEEEEEEEEDEEEEQ from the exons ATGGAGAGCCTCTACAAACGCAAGATGTTTGCCTCGATGCGCAAgaccaagcagcagcagcagcagcggcggcgccATCTCGGCCTgccggccgccatcttggacgaCAGTGACGAgggctccttctcctcctcctcctccacatccGGGTCTTTCCGCAGCGACGAGAGCCGGGACTCTGGCTCCGgctccggcagcagcagcagcagcgacgACAGCCGCGCCGTCTCCGCCCGCCGGAAGCGCTCGTTCCTCGGCCGCGAGAGCTCCTCCTCCTCGGCCTCCTCCGGGTCCTCCTCCGGAAATGACGGAGGGAAAAACAAAGATGGCCGCCGCAGAGGAGGCGGGCCGTTGCCGAGGAAACGGAGCCGCCTGCAGCGGCGGGAGGAGGAGTCGGACTCGGACCGGGAGAAGGACCGGGAGAAGGACCGGGAGGCCCCGGGGAACCGGGACCGGGACACCCCGGAGGACCGGGAGGTCAAGGCCAAGCGGAGGCTCCGGCACGACAAGCTGCTGGCGCTGgcgagcaggatgaagaaagagCGGGAACCGCCGAAGAGGCGGAGGAGCCCAGTTAAG GGCAACGACGACTCTAAGGAAGCGAGCGGCGGGAAGAACGACGGCAGCACGAATAAAGAGGAGAGACGCGAGAacaaggaggagaggaagagcgaggaagaggaggatgaagaagaggaagaagaagaggaggatgaagaggaggagcagTAA
- the fbxw2 gene encoding F-box/WD repeat-containing protein 2 isoform X1 has protein sequence MDSASYEAWLASVSAGFLAQSDAQRNASLDRLIALSGAAQLRHLSGGLDALLKRDFLRLLPLELAFHLLRWLDPPTLLTCCLVCKRWNKVINSCTEVWQGVCLELGWRIDEAGQDGSHWKADEAVQDASHWKADEAVQDASHWKADEAVQDASHWKAVYLKARRRMTQLKEQRAFETSSLIGHSARVYALYYKDGLLCTGSDDLSAKLWDVRTGQCVYGIQTHTCAAVKFDEQKLVTGSFDNTVACWEWSSGAKIQQFRGHTGAVFSLDYNDDLDVLVSGSADFSVKVWSLGAGACLNTLTGHTEWVTKVILQKSEVESVHHSPGDHILLSSDKYEIKVWPLGREINCTCLKTLRVSENRSISLQPRLQFDGRTIVCSSDLGVHQWDFASFQLRRVIKMDDPSNLSLLSFGEVFALLFDERFLYVMDLRTEAVSGRWPLPPYRKSKRGSSFLAGVTSWLNGLDGANDAGLVFATSMPDHSIHLVLWKESR, from the exons ATGGACTCGGCGTCCTACGAGGCGTGGCTGGCGTCGGTGTCGGCCGGCTTCCTGGCGCAGAGCGACGCGCAGCGCAACGCCAGCCTGGACCGGCTGATCGCGCTGAGCGGCGCCGCGCAGCTACGCCACCTGTCCGGCGGCCTGGACGCGCTGCTGAAGCGCGATTTCCTCAGGCTCCTCCCCCTGGAGCTCGCCTTCCACCTGCTGCGCTGGCTGGACCCGCCCACGCTGCTCACCTGCTGCCTGGTGTGCAAGCGCTGGAACAAG GTGATCAACTCGTGCACGGAGGTGTGGCAGGGCGTTTGCCTCGAGCTGGGCTGGCGCATCGACGAGGCGGGGCAGGACGGCAGCCACTGGAAGGCCGACGAGGCCGTGCAGGACGCCAGCCACTGGAAGGCCGACGAGGCCGTGCAGGACGCCAGCCACTGGAAGGCCGACGAGGCCGTGCAGGACGCCAGCCACTGGAAGGCCGTGTACCTGAAGGCGCGGCGGCGCATGACGCAGCTAAAGGAGCAGCGCGCCTTCGAGACCTCGTCCCTGATTGGCCACAGCGCCCGCGTCTACGCCCTCTACTACAAGGACGGCCTGCTCTGCACCG GTTCAGACGACTTGTCGGCGAAGCTGTGGGACGTCCGCACCGGCCAGTGCGTCTACGGAATCCAAACGCACACGTGCGCCGCCGTCAAGTTCGACGAGCAGAAGCTGGTGACGGGATCCTTCGACAACACTGTTGCATGCTGGGAGTGGAGCTCCGGGGCCAAGATCCAGCAGTTCAGGGGCCACACGGGGGCCG tgTTCAGCCTGGACTACAACGACGACCTGGACGTTCTCGTCAGCGGTTCGGCAGATTTCTCTGTGAAGGTTTGGTCGTTGGGAGCCGGAGCCTGTTTGAACACGTTAACGGGTCACACGGAGTGGGTGACCAAG GTGATTCTCCAGAAGAGCGAGGTGGAGTCGGTTCATCACAGTCCTGGAGATCACATTCTCCTGAGTTCAGACAAGTACGAGATCAAG GTGTGGCCGCTGGGCCGGGAGATCAACTGCACGTGTCTGAAGACGCTGCGCGTGTCGGAGAACCGCAGCATCAGCCTCCAGCCGCGGCTGCAGTTCGACGGCAGAACCATCGTCTGCAGCTCCGACCTCGGCGTCCACCAGTGGGACTTCGCCAGCTTCCAGCTGCGCAG GGTGATCAAGATGGACGACCCGTCCAACCTGTCGCTGCTGAGCTTCGGCGAGGTGTTCGCGCTGCTGTTCGACGAGCGCTTCCTGTACGTGATGGACCTGCGCACGGAGGCCGTGTCGGGCCGCTGGCCGCTGCCGCCGTACCGCAAGTCCAAGCGCGGCTCCAGCTTCCTGGCCGGCGTCACGTCCTGGCTCAACGGGCTGGACGGCGCTAACGACGCGGGCCTGGTGTTCGCCACCAGCATGCCGGACCACAGCATCCACCTGGTGCTGTGGAAGGAGAGCCGCTAG
- the fbxw2 gene encoding F-box/WD repeat-containing protein 2 isoform X2, translated as MDSASYEAWLASVSAGFLAQSDAQRNASLDRLIALSGAAQLRHLSGGLDALLKRDFLRLLPLELAFHLLRWLDPPTLLTCCLVCKRWNKVINSCTEVWQGVCLELGWRIDEAGQDGSHWKADEAVQDASHWKADEAVQDASHWKAVYLKARRRMTQLKEQRAFETSSLIGHSARVYALYYKDGLLCTGSDDLSAKLWDVRTGQCVYGIQTHTCAAVKFDEQKLVTGSFDNTVACWEWSSGAKIQQFRGHTGAVFSLDYNDDLDVLVSGSADFSVKVWSLGAGACLNTLTGHTEWVTKVILQKSEVESVHHSPGDHILLSSDKYEIKVWPLGREINCTCLKTLRVSENRSISLQPRLQFDGRTIVCSSDLGVHQWDFASFQLRRVIKMDDPSNLSLLSFGEVFALLFDERFLYVMDLRTEAVSGRWPLPPYRKSKRGSSFLAGVTSWLNGLDGANDAGLVFATSMPDHSIHLVLWKESR; from the exons ATGGACTCGGCGTCCTACGAGGCGTGGCTGGCGTCGGTGTCGGCCGGCTTCCTGGCGCAGAGCGACGCGCAGCGCAACGCCAGCCTGGACCGGCTGATCGCGCTGAGCGGCGCCGCGCAGCTACGCCACCTGTCCGGCGGCCTGGACGCGCTGCTGAAGCGCGATTTCCTCAGGCTCCTCCCCCTGGAGCTCGCCTTCCACCTGCTGCGCTGGCTGGACCCGCCCACGCTGCTCACCTGCTGCCTGGTGTGCAAGCGCTGGAACAAG GTGATCAACTCGTGCACGGAGGTGTGGCAGGGCGTTTGCCTCGAGCTGGGCTGGCGCATCGACGAGGCGGGGCAGGACGGCAGCCACTGGAAG GCCGACGAGGCCGTGCAGGACGCCAGCCACTGGAAGGCCGACGAGGCCGTGCAGGACGCCAGCCACTGGAAGGCCGTGTACCTGAAGGCGCGGCGGCGCATGACGCAGCTAAAGGAGCAGCGCGCCTTCGAGACCTCGTCCCTGATTGGCCACAGCGCCCGCGTCTACGCCCTCTACTACAAGGACGGCCTGCTCTGCACCG GTTCAGACGACTTGTCGGCGAAGCTGTGGGACGTCCGCACCGGCCAGTGCGTCTACGGAATCCAAACGCACACGTGCGCCGCCGTCAAGTTCGACGAGCAGAAGCTGGTGACGGGATCCTTCGACAACACTGTTGCATGCTGGGAGTGGAGCTCCGGGGCCAAGATCCAGCAGTTCAGGGGCCACACGGGGGCCG tgTTCAGCCTGGACTACAACGACGACCTGGACGTTCTCGTCAGCGGTTCGGCAGATTTCTCTGTGAAGGTTTGGTCGTTGGGAGCCGGAGCCTGTTTGAACACGTTAACGGGTCACACGGAGTGGGTGACCAAG GTGATTCTCCAGAAGAGCGAGGTGGAGTCGGTTCATCACAGTCCTGGAGATCACATTCTCCTGAGTTCAGACAAGTACGAGATCAAG GTGTGGCCGCTGGGCCGGGAGATCAACTGCACGTGTCTGAAGACGCTGCGCGTGTCGGAGAACCGCAGCATCAGCCTCCAGCCGCGGCTGCAGTTCGACGGCAGAACCATCGTCTGCAGCTCCGACCTCGGCGTCCACCAGTGGGACTTCGCCAGCTTCCAGCTGCGCAG GGTGATCAAGATGGACGACCCGTCCAACCTGTCGCTGCTGAGCTTCGGCGAGGTGTTCGCGCTGCTGTTCGACGAGCGCTTCCTGTACGTGATGGACCTGCGCACGGAGGCCGTGTCGGGCCGCTGGCCGCTGCCGCCGTACCGCAAGTCCAAGCGCGGCTCCAGCTTCCTGGCCGGCGTCACGTCCTGGCTCAACGGGCTGGACGGCGCTAACGACGCGGGCCTGGTGTTCGCCACCAGCATGCCGGACCACAGCATCCACCTGGTGCTGTGGAAGGAGAGCCGCTAG
- the fbxw2 gene encoding F-box/WD repeat-containing protein 2 isoform X3 has protein sequence MTQLKEQRAFETSSLIGHSARVYALYYKDGLLCTGSDDLSAKLWDVRTGQCVYGIQTHTCAAVKFDEQKLVTGSFDNTVACWEWSSGAKIQQFRGHTGAVFSLDYNDDLDVLVSGSADFSVKVWSLGAGACLNTLTGHTEWVTKVILQKSEVESVHHSPGDHILLSSDKYEIKVWPLGREINCTCLKTLRVSENRSISLQPRLQFDGRTIVCSSDLGVHQWDFASFQLRRVIKMDDPSNLSLLSFGEVFALLFDERFLYVMDLRTEAVSGRWPLPPYRKSKRGSSFLAGVTSWLNGLDGANDAGLVFATSMPDHSIHLVLWKESR, from the exons ATGACGCAGCTAAAGGAGCAGCGCGCCTTCGAGACCTCGTCCCTGATTGGCCACAGCGCCCGCGTCTACGCCCTCTACTACAAGGACGGCCTGCTCTGCACCG GTTCAGACGACTTGTCGGCGAAGCTGTGGGACGTCCGCACCGGCCAGTGCGTCTACGGAATCCAAACGCACACGTGCGCCGCCGTCAAGTTCGACGAGCAGAAGCTGGTGACGGGATCCTTCGACAACACTGTTGCATGCTGGGAGTGGAGCTCCGGGGCCAAGATCCAGCAGTTCAGGGGCCACACGGGGGCCG tgTTCAGCCTGGACTACAACGACGACCTGGACGTTCTCGTCAGCGGTTCGGCAGATTTCTCTGTGAAGGTTTGGTCGTTGGGAGCCGGAGCCTGTTTGAACACGTTAACGGGTCACACGGAGTGGGTGACCAAG GTGATTCTCCAGAAGAGCGAGGTGGAGTCGGTTCATCACAGTCCTGGAGATCACATTCTCCTGAGTTCAGACAAGTACGAGATCAAG GTGTGGCCGCTGGGCCGGGAGATCAACTGCACGTGTCTGAAGACGCTGCGCGTGTCGGAGAACCGCAGCATCAGCCTCCAGCCGCGGCTGCAGTTCGACGGCAGAACCATCGTCTGCAGCTCCGACCTCGGCGTCCACCAGTGGGACTTCGCCAGCTTCCAGCTGCGCAG GGTGATCAAGATGGACGACCCGTCCAACCTGTCGCTGCTGAGCTTCGGCGAGGTGTTCGCGCTGCTGTTCGACGAGCGCTTCCTGTACGTGATGGACCTGCGCACGGAGGCCGTGTCGGGCCGCTGGCCGCTGCCGCCGTACCGCAAGTCCAAGCGCGGCTCCAGCTTCCTGGCCGGCGTCACGTCCTGGCTCAACGGGCTGGACGGCGCTAACGACGCGGGCCTGGTGTTCGCCACCAGCATGCCGGACCACAGCATCCACCTGGTGCTGTGGAAGGAGAGCCGCTAG